The Alicyclobacillus macrosporangiidus CPP55 genome segment CGTTGTGCATCCAGTAGCGCGCGAAGGTGTGCCCCGAACGGGCTTCGCTCTGGGCGATCTCGTTCTCATGATGTGGAAACACCAGGTCGCGCCCGCCGGCGTGGATGTCGATCTGCTCGCCGAGGTGCTTCAGGTTCATCACCGAGCACTCGATGTGCCATCCCGGACGCCCCGGCCCCCACGGGCTCTCCCAGAATTCCTCCCCCGGTTTCGCGGCCTTCCAGAGGGCGAAATCGGTGGGATCGTCCTTGTTCTCGTTGACCTCGATGCGAAACCCCGCTTTCATGTCCTCCAGCGACTGGTGGGACAGCTTTCCGTACTCGGGGAACGAGGAGGTGTCAAACCACACGTTCCCATCCCGCACGTAGGCGTGGCCGCCGTCTATCAGGTCCTGAATGAAGCGGATGATGTCCGGGATGCACTCCGTCACACGGGGATGGACGTCGGCCCGACGAATCCCCAGGGCGTCCGCGTCTTCGAAGTACGCCTGGATGTAGAAGTCGGCCACGTCCCGGACGTGCTGCCCCGTCTCATTCGCCCGCTGGATGATGCGGTCATCCACGTCTGTGAAATTCTGCACGTACCGGACCTGATACCCCCGGTACTCCAGGTAGCGGCGGACGGTGTCGAACACGACGAACATGCGCGCGTTGCCGATGTGAAAGTAGTTGTACACCGTCGGGCCGCAGGCGTAAAACCGCACTTTCCCCGGTTCGAGGGTCCGGAGTTCCTCCTTCTGCCCAGTCATCGTGTTGTACAACCGGATCGCCATGCCAGGTACCCCTTTCTGGGCATAGTCTGTCCATCCATGAAAAAACCGTCCCTGTGCCAGAGACGGTATTGCCGCGGTTCCACTCTGATTGGCGCTTGGATGCGCCCCCCTCAGCGGGCCGTTAACGGGACCCACGCGCCGGATTTTACTGAGCGCGCCCCGACGGGCGACGCCGTTCCTTCCGGGGCTGGCGGGCGCACTTCCACGAGGACCGGCCGAAGGCGCTCCCACCCGGGCCTGGCGGCCCGGCGCCTCCTCTCTGTGGCCGGCGGCCCCGCGTACTCTTCCCGCCAATCGCCGTGCAGGTTCAGATTGTGCACCAAGTGATAAGCCTCATTGTATCGACGGAGTCGGCTTTGTCAATCGCAGGGCGGCTTCCAACCGGGCCAGCACCCAGGCTTTGGGCAGCAACGCGATGGTCTGTTGCAGGTCTGGGCCGTGGACAGCCCCTGTGACGGCCGCGCGCACGGGCATGTACAGATGCCTGCCCTTCACGCCCAGCACCTGCTGAACGCGTTGGAAACGGGCGCGGCTGGCCTCCGCGCTCCACTCGTCATCGTCCTTCGCCAAGTCCAGATACATACGGACGACTTCCGCGGCACCCGCTTCCAGCAACACCGCACGCGCCTCGTCCGACCACTCCACCTCTGGCGTGAAAAATCCCGCCGCCTCCTGTATGAAATCGGCGGCGCAGGCCAGGTGGTCCTGATGCAGCGCGACCACCCGCTCCAGCCACCCCGTGTCCGTCCCCTCCG includes the following:
- the cysS gene encoding cysteine--tRNA ligase encodes the protein MAIRLYNTMTGQKEELRTLEPGKVRFYACGPTVYNYFHIGNARMFVVFDTVRRYLEYRGYQVRYVQNFTDVDDRIIQRANETGQHVRDVADFYIQAYFEDADALGIRRADVHPRVTECIPDIIRFIQDLIDGGHAYVRDGNVWFDTSSFPEYGKLSHQSLEDMKAGFRIEVNENKDDPTDFALWKAAKPGEEFWESPWGPGRPGWHIECSVMNLKHLGEQIDIHAGGRDLVFPHHENEIAQSEARSGHTFARYWMHNGTLNINGEKMSKSLGNFILTRELLQRRPARAIRFFLLSAHYRHPLNYTEEAMDQAEQALERVDRCLRNLEHRLEALTGLPAPFVGLHDGRAPKDAIQSVRDQFIEAMDDDFNTADAIAALFEGVRQANTYLAGPEVTVAGVQAWKDLLEELLGVLGLTGIAAEVPNASAGAIPDDEVDRRLAERAKARKRRDFARADAIRDELERQGIVIEDTPQGTRWYRR